A DNA window from Synchiropus splendidus isolate RoL2022-P1 chromosome 2, RoL_Sspl_1.0, whole genome shotgun sequence contains the following coding sequences:
- the LOC128753884 gene encoding uncharacterized protein LOC128753884 isoform X1, which yields MSLVDFQTKYSSFVEGMVRSAINETTKLFETIIDELKEELSKTKKECEELKAQCNRFEVENKRLSRRAETKSAFVQTTGVEARDEAVQCDLICVPAAVIERPQFSTLNQQCSSGSAVVSPTLQHQSLGATEEESQMTETFVIKEEESDCVLVSKHLIRDTADNVPVYVLSVEHCQPLAKSIQTHRPVGSDEAMFFLQDHQYCGLTHPSLKTVKQEEEEWHYSTVKQESDDDAAAASDIGTQTDQECLHLKDNTALSKLESTDIQEKRVEAESQMDPNGPRVVSVESLSHTYSSVKRKLNDTKQHVKPADGRRSPSITVETQGETSIPLVEHNTVPLQDAMLLVEAMNQQLINKLSSPTKAVELRVVQSTANINSQNAKELLAVGPGEAPKISQKNVVKSDKARPVILSVEPISQNISKLSDNTNPSMLRCDAAAHEAEANAEPLQKEPAVSDKPLTRCLQEASAVSKCPETGKSTLHSTDPEPNVMPSEISSSHMSASESRTSVSSRKAYLVSRLSTQQSKEGSPAPTKISHISQMQPVVVIRIPRLPTPDIDNERWTTHSSGFSSSGITTEENLSPAELSSATSSPVTDNSEASDTVPSKIMAPLSEESMDAMDLCEFSEATEPQGQVESEPILRLNRPIKQELQAVQISPLHKKLQVPQLHMTKAQFLAQLAVGPTGHLHEKPLAEAENSIAETPTSRKKKSPNTSFVARLRSHLKSHLQEKRTKAITDCASETEALPVSPKKAKLESEDVTEVNNATEPVSQRKSKVTQDVASSKSTTPHHLKTKSCKESPPVIKFTWRTLTLSQNADSQDHRRDSVSSGKGRLSNSSIISEKSHSGSFTKKTEDGPEGCTVASKRLSSVKSQSAQCASRSGTSQCSSSKENTSPKRYLSTKEGVIPNCELVNPQRSTRDQTVSLNNTTGVSQNAESDSAIPRRTSNRIDKDDHLAQMAKPSSLRLKKSRSSNGCSETDSSCADSLKPSPTTDVLKTSAAGSTNLSPKKVSFSQVLSKIHETGETTNFEAYMKNGLLWTKVTNDNEVAENVNENKRKAKVSLKVAVAKKASKAEAKRKYSGRSRTNAEEKTTVVARNRRRTMKKNESATKSFKTERKSLELAATPRQNKAPSPHNKSDRASKASPSGGSQTPKGAKHQCMECGRILCSKVSLESHANLHIGQRPYPCTVCSKTFPDARSLKRHERVHHNNRRYVCLECGKGFVYQFGLTKHTKMVHTRFKPFVCQICNKAFFTKQEVEAHIRRHTGETPFHCTQCDKKFTKKVELIVHMRWHSGEKRHWCPYCGKGFVDYNNLKRHKYIHTGEKPQVCPYCQKRFTQSSHVKKHIRNVHKMPTNV from the exons ATGTCGTTGGTTGATTTCCAGACCAAATATTCCTCCTTTGTGGAGGGAATGGTTCGGAGTGCCATCAACGAGACCACGAAACTTTTCGAAACTATAATCGACGAGCTCAAGGAAGAACTATCAAAGACCAAGAAAGAATGCGAGGAGCTAAAAGCACAATGCAACCGATTCGAAGTGGAAAACAAGCGTCTGAGCAGAAGGGCCGAAACAAAGTCGGCTTTTGTACAAACAACAGGCGTAGAAGCACGTGACGAGGCCGTTCAATGTG ATCTCATTTGTGTTCCTGCTGCAGTCATTGAGCGACCACAGTTTTCAACTTTGAACCAACAGTGCAGTAGTGGCAGTGCAGTAGTGTCTCCTACTCTACAACACCAGTCGTTGGGGGCCACTGAGGAGGAATCTCAGATGACAGAAACATTTGTCATAAAAGAG gAGGAGAGTGACTGTGTTTTGGTCAGCAAGCACCTGATAAGAGATACTGCAG ACAATGTTCCCGTCTACGTCTTGTCTGTGGAGCACTGCCAGCCTCTCGCCAAATCTATCCAAACCCACAGGCCGGTTGGTTCTGATGAGGCGATGTTCTTCCTGCAGGACCACCAGTACTGTGGACTAACACATCCTTCATTGAAAACTGTCAAACAAGAG GAGGAAGAGTGGCACTACTCCACAGTGAAACAGGAAAGTGATGATG atgcagctgctgcttctgacaTTGGGACTCAGACTGACCAAGAGTGTCTCCATCTTAAAGACAACACAGCCTTGTCCAAGCTTGAGTCGACCGATATTCAGGAGAAACGTGTTGAAGCTGAATCGCAGATGGACCCCAATGGACCCCGAGTTGTTTCTGTTGAGTCACTAAGCCACACGTATTCCTCTGTTAAAAGAAAATTGAATGATACCAAACAGCATGTTAAGCCAGCTGATGGAAGAAGATCACCTTCCATTACAGTGGAAACTCAAGGAGAAACATCCATTCCACTGGTTGAACACAACACTGTCCCTCTTCAGGACGCCATGCTGCTTGTTGAAGCCATGAATCAGCAGTTGATAAACAAGCTGTCTTCACCAACTAAAGCAGTTGAATTGAGAGTAGTTCAGTCTACTGCTAACATTAACTCCCAAAATGCAAAGGAACTGCTAGCTGTTGGGCCAGGTGAGGCTCCTAAAATATCTCAGAAGAACGTTGTCAAGTCAGACAAGGCACGACCTGTGATTTTAAGTGTTGAACCGATCTCTCAGAACATAAGTAAGTTAAGCGATAACACCAACCCTTCCATGCTGAGGTGTGATGCTGCTGCACATGAGGCGGAAGCAAATGCTGAGCCTCTTCAAAAAGAACCTGCTGTTTCAGACAAGCCACTGACGAGATGTTTGCAGGAAGCATCGGCTGTGTCTAAATGTCCAGAGACAGGAAAATCTACTCTTCATTCCACTGACCCAGAACCCAATGTGATGCCAAGTGAGATCAGCAGTTCACACATGTCTGCAAGTGAAAGTCGGACGTCTGTTTCCTCCAGAAAAGCATATCTTGTGTCTCGACTCAGCACACAACAATCCAAGGAAGGTTCTCCGGCACCAACCAAAATATCTCATATCTCCCAAATGCAACCTGTTGTTGTCATCCGAATACCAAGACTTCCAACGCCAGACATAGACAACGAGCGCTGGACAACACATTCATCTGGATTCAGCTCATCTGGTATCACAACTGAAGAAAACCTGTCACCAGCAGAACTTTCATCTGCAACATCCAGTCCAGTGACAGACAACTCTGAAGCCTCAGACACAGTTCCTTCCAAAATTATGGCACCATTGTCAGAGGAATCGATGGACGCGATGGATCTTTGTGAATTCAGTGAGGCGACAGAACCTCAAGGGCAAGTGGAAAGTGAACCGATCCTCCGGTTGAATCGACCCATAAAACAAGAGCTGCAAGCGGTTCAGATAAGTCCTCTGCACAAGAAACTTCAAGTCCCACAACTACACATGACCAAAGCTCAGTTTCTCGCCCAGCTGGCTGTGGGCCCTACAGGTCATCTCCATGAAAAG CCCCTTGCTGAAGCGGAGAACTCCATTGCAGAAACCCCCACCAGccgaaaaaaaaagtcaccgaATACCTCCTTTGTTGCGAGGCTCCGAAGTCACCTGAAAAGCCATTTGCAAGAGAAAAGGACAAAAGCCATCACAGATTGTGCTTCTGAAACAGAGGCACTTCCTGTGAGTCCAAAGAAAGCTAAACTGGAGAGTGAAGATGTAACGGAGGTAAACAACGCTACTGAGCCAGTCAGCCAGAGAAAGTCCAAGGTAACTCAAGATGTCGCATCGTCAAAGAGCACAACTCCACATCATCTGAAAACCAAGAGCTGTAAAGAGTCCCCACCAGTGATAAAATTCACTTGGAGGACTTTGACATTGTCACAAAATGCCGATTCTCAAGACCACAGAAGAGATTCTGTCTCCAGTGGAAAAGGCAGATTGAGCAACAGCAGCATCATTTCAGAAAAGTCCCACTCTGGAAGTTTCACAAAGAAAACTGAAGATGGCCCTGAAGGATGCACTGTCGCCTCTAAAAGGCTCAGCTCAGTCAAATCTCAATCTGCTCAGTGTGCTTCAAGATCGGGGACAAGTCAGTGCAGTTCATCTAAGGAAAACACTAGTCCGAAAAGGTATCTGAGCACAAAAGAGGGGGTCATTCCAAACTGTGAACTGGTAAATCCACAAAGATCCACGAGAGACCAGACTGTTAGTCTCAACAATACAACAGGTGTTTCTCAAAATGCAGAGTCAGACTCTGCAATTCCAAGACGAACATCAAATAGAATCGACAAAGATGACCATTTGGCACAAATGGCAAAACCCTCATCACTGAGGTTGAAGAAGTCTCGATCATCTAATGGTTGCAGTGAAACGGATTCCTCTTGTGCTGATTCTCTAAAGCCATCACCGACTAcagatgttttgaaaacatctgcagcTGGATCCACTAACTTGAGCCCCAAGAAAGTCTCTTTCAGTCAAGTTTTATCCAAGATTCATGAAACTGGTGAAACAACAAATTTTGAGGCTTATATGAAAAATGGTCTTCTGTGGACCAAAGTGACCAATGATAATGAAGTggctgaaaatgtaaatgaaaataaaaggaagGCAAAAGTCAGCTTAAAAGTAGCTGTTGCCAAAAAGGCATCAaaggcagaagctaaacggaAATATTCAGGCAGATCAAGAACAAAcgcagaagaaaaaacaactgTTGTGGCTCGAAATCGTCGCCGCACtatgaagaaaaatgaatcGGCTACAAAAAGTTTCAAAACTGAAAGAAAGTCATTGGAACTGGCAGCAACACCACGACAAAATAAAGCACCTTCTCCACACAACAAAAGTGACAGAGCTTCAAAGGCATCGCCTTCAGGCGGTTCACAGACACCAAAAGGTGCTAAGCACCAGTGCATGGAGTGCGGCCGTATTCTGTGCAGCAAGGTATCGCTGGAGAGTCACGCCAATCTGCATATCGGCCAGCGACCCTACCCCTGTACCGTGTGTAGTAAAACCTTTCCAGATGCCCGGAGTCTCAAGCGCCATGAGCGGGTGCACCACAACAATAGGAGATATGTCTGCCTCGAGTGTGGCAAAGGCTTCGTCTACCAGTTTGGCCTCACCAAACACACCAAAATGGTCCACACAAGATTCAAACCTTTCGTCTGCCAGATATGCAACAAAGCTTTCTTTACAAAGCAAGAAGTGGAGGCCCACATACGACGACACACAGGggagacaccattccactgcacTCAGTGTGATAAGAAGTTTACGAAAAAGGTTGAGCTGATTGTGCACATGAGGTGGCACAGTGGCGAGAAGAGACACTGGTGCCCATATTGTGGAAAGGGATTTGTGgattataataatttaaaaagacacaagtatatacacacaggagagaaaccacAAGTGTGCCCTTACTGCCAGAAAAGGTTCACACAGTCGAGCCATGTGAAGAAGCATATCAGAAATGTTCATAAAATGCCCACAAATGTCTAA
- the LOC128753884 gene encoding uncharacterized protein LOC128753884 isoform X2, giving the protein MSLVDFQTKYSSFVEGMVRSAINETTKLFETIIDELKEELSKTKKECEELKAQCNRFEVENKRLSRRAETKSAFVQTTGVEARDEAVQCVIERPQFSTLNQQCSSGSAVVSPTLQHQSLGATEEESQMTETFVIKEEESDCVLVSKHLIRDTADNVPVYVLSVEHCQPLAKSIQTHRPVGSDEAMFFLQDHQYCGLTHPSLKTVKQEEEEWHYSTVKQESDDDAAAASDIGTQTDQECLHLKDNTALSKLESTDIQEKRVEAESQMDPNGPRVVSVESLSHTYSSVKRKLNDTKQHVKPADGRRSPSITVETQGETSIPLVEHNTVPLQDAMLLVEAMNQQLINKLSSPTKAVELRVVQSTANINSQNAKELLAVGPGEAPKISQKNVVKSDKARPVILSVEPISQNISKLSDNTNPSMLRCDAAAHEAEANAEPLQKEPAVSDKPLTRCLQEASAVSKCPETGKSTLHSTDPEPNVMPSEISSSHMSASESRTSVSSRKAYLVSRLSTQQSKEGSPAPTKISHISQMQPVVVIRIPRLPTPDIDNERWTTHSSGFSSSGITTEENLSPAELSSATSSPVTDNSEASDTVPSKIMAPLSEESMDAMDLCEFSEATEPQGQVESEPILRLNRPIKQELQAVQISPLHKKLQVPQLHMTKAQFLAQLAVGPTGHLHEKPLAEAENSIAETPTSRKKKSPNTSFVARLRSHLKSHLQEKRTKAITDCASETEALPVSPKKAKLESEDVTEVNNATEPVSQRKSKVTQDVASSKSTTPHHLKTKSCKESPPVIKFTWRTLTLSQNADSQDHRRDSVSSGKGRLSNSSIISEKSHSGSFTKKTEDGPEGCTVASKRLSSVKSQSAQCASRSGTSQCSSSKENTSPKRYLSTKEGVIPNCELVNPQRSTRDQTVSLNNTTGVSQNAESDSAIPRRTSNRIDKDDHLAQMAKPSSLRLKKSRSSNGCSETDSSCADSLKPSPTTDVLKTSAAGSTNLSPKKVSFSQVLSKIHETGETTNFEAYMKNGLLWTKVTNDNEVAENVNENKRKAKVSLKVAVAKKASKAEAKRKYSGRSRTNAEEKTTVVARNRRRTMKKNESATKSFKTERKSLELAATPRQNKAPSPHNKSDRASKASPSGGSQTPKGAKHQCMECGRILCSKVSLESHANLHIGQRPYPCTVCSKTFPDARSLKRHERVHHNNRRYVCLECGKGFVYQFGLTKHTKMVHTRFKPFVCQICNKAFFTKQEVEAHIRRHTGETPFHCTQCDKKFTKKVELIVHMRWHSGEKRHWCPYCGKGFVDYNNLKRHKYIHTGEKPQVCPYCQKRFTQSSHVKKHIRNVHKMPTNV; this is encoded by the exons ATGTCGTTGGTTGATTTCCAGACCAAATATTCCTCCTTTGTGGAGGGAATGGTTCGGAGTGCCATCAACGAGACCACGAAACTTTTCGAAACTATAATCGACGAGCTCAAGGAAGAACTATCAAAGACCAAGAAAGAATGCGAGGAGCTAAAAGCACAATGCAACCGATTCGAAGTGGAAAACAAGCGTCTGAGCAGAAGGGCCGAAACAAAGTCGGCTTTTGTACAAACAACAGGCGTAGAAGCACGTGACGAGGCCGTTCAATGTG TCATTGAGCGACCACAGTTTTCAACTTTGAACCAACAGTGCAGTAGTGGCAGTGCAGTAGTGTCTCCTACTCTACAACACCAGTCGTTGGGGGCCACTGAGGAGGAATCTCAGATGACAGAAACATTTGTCATAAAAGAG gAGGAGAGTGACTGTGTTTTGGTCAGCAAGCACCTGATAAGAGATACTGCAG ACAATGTTCCCGTCTACGTCTTGTCTGTGGAGCACTGCCAGCCTCTCGCCAAATCTATCCAAACCCACAGGCCGGTTGGTTCTGATGAGGCGATGTTCTTCCTGCAGGACCACCAGTACTGTGGACTAACACATCCTTCATTGAAAACTGTCAAACAAGAG GAGGAAGAGTGGCACTACTCCACAGTGAAACAGGAAAGTGATGATG atgcagctgctgcttctgacaTTGGGACTCAGACTGACCAAGAGTGTCTCCATCTTAAAGACAACACAGCCTTGTCCAAGCTTGAGTCGACCGATATTCAGGAGAAACGTGTTGAAGCTGAATCGCAGATGGACCCCAATGGACCCCGAGTTGTTTCTGTTGAGTCACTAAGCCACACGTATTCCTCTGTTAAAAGAAAATTGAATGATACCAAACAGCATGTTAAGCCAGCTGATGGAAGAAGATCACCTTCCATTACAGTGGAAACTCAAGGAGAAACATCCATTCCACTGGTTGAACACAACACTGTCCCTCTTCAGGACGCCATGCTGCTTGTTGAAGCCATGAATCAGCAGTTGATAAACAAGCTGTCTTCACCAACTAAAGCAGTTGAATTGAGAGTAGTTCAGTCTACTGCTAACATTAACTCCCAAAATGCAAAGGAACTGCTAGCTGTTGGGCCAGGTGAGGCTCCTAAAATATCTCAGAAGAACGTTGTCAAGTCAGACAAGGCACGACCTGTGATTTTAAGTGTTGAACCGATCTCTCAGAACATAAGTAAGTTAAGCGATAACACCAACCCTTCCATGCTGAGGTGTGATGCTGCTGCACATGAGGCGGAAGCAAATGCTGAGCCTCTTCAAAAAGAACCTGCTGTTTCAGACAAGCCACTGACGAGATGTTTGCAGGAAGCATCGGCTGTGTCTAAATGTCCAGAGACAGGAAAATCTACTCTTCATTCCACTGACCCAGAACCCAATGTGATGCCAAGTGAGATCAGCAGTTCACACATGTCTGCAAGTGAAAGTCGGACGTCTGTTTCCTCCAGAAAAGCATATCTTGTGTCTCGACTCAGCACACAACAATCCAAGGAAGGTTCTCCGGCACCAACCAAAATATCTCATATCTCCCAAATGCAACCTGTTGTTGTCATCCGAATACCAAGACTTCCAACGCCAGACATAGACAACGAGCGCTGGACAACACATTCATCTGGATTCAGCTCATCTGGTATCACAACTGAAGAAAACCTGTCACCAGCAGAACTTTCATCTGCAACATCCAGTCCAGTGACAGACAACTCTGAAGCCTCAGACACAGTTCCTTCCAAAATTATGGCACCATTGTCAGAGGAATCGATGGACGCGATGGATCTTTGTGAATTCAGTGAGGCGACAGAACCTCAAGGGCAAGTGGAAAGTGAACCGATCCTCCGGTTGAATCGACCCATAAAACAAGAGCTGCAAGCGGTTCAGATAAGTCCTCTGCACAAGAAACTTCAAGTCCCACAACTACACATGACCAAAGCTCAGTTTCTCGCCCAGCTGGCTGTGGGCCCTACAGGTCATCTCCATGAAAAG CCCCTTGCTGAAGCGGAGAACTCCATTGCAGAAACCCCCACCAGccgaaaaaaaaagtcaccgaATACCTCCTTTGTTGCGAGGCTCCGAAGTCACCTGAAAAGCCATTTGCAAGAGAAAAGGACAAAAGCCATCACAGATTGTGCTTCTGAAACAGAGGCACTTCCTGTGAGTCCAAAGAAAGCTAAACTGGAGAGTGAAGATGTAACGGAGGTAAACAACGCTACTGAGCCAGTCAGCCAGAGAAAGTCCAAGGTAACTCAAGATGTCGCATCGTCAAAGAGCACAACTCCACATCATCTGAAAACCAAGAGCTGTAAAGAGTCCCCACCAGTGATAAAATTCACTTGGAGGACTTTGACATTGTCACAAAATGCCGATTCTCAAGACCACAGAAGAGATTCTGTCTCCAGTGGAAAAGGCAGATTGAGCAACAGCAGCATCATTTCAGAAAAGTCCCACTCTGGAAGTTTCACAAAGAAAACTGAAGATGGCCCTGAAGGATGCACTGTCGCCTCTAAAAGGCTCAGCTCAGTCAAATCTCAATCTGCTCAGTGTGCTTCAAGATCGGGGACAAGTCAGTGCAGTTCATCTAAGGAAAACACTAGTCCGAAAAGGTATCTGAGCACAAAAGAGGGGGTCATTCCAAACTGTGAACTGGTAAATCCACAAAGATCCACGAGAGACCAGACTGTTAGTCTCAACAATACAACAGGTGTTTCTCAAAATGCAGAGTCAGACTCTGCAATTCCAAGACGAACATCAAATAGAATCGACAAAGATGACCATTTGGCACAAATGGCAAAACCCTCATCACTGAGGTTGAAGAAGTCTCGATCATCTAATGGTTGCAGTGAAACGGATTCCTCTTGTGCTGATTCTCTAAAGCCATCACCGACTAcagatgttttgaaaacatctgcagcTGGATCCACTAACTTGAGCCCCAAGAAAGTCTCTTTCAGTCAAGTTTTATCCAAGATTCATGAAACTGGTGAAACAACAAATTTTGAGGCTTATATGAAAAATGGTCTTCTGTGGACCAAAGTGACCAATGATAATGAAGTggctgaaaatgtaaatgaaaataaaaggaagGCAAAAGTCAGCTTAAAAGTAGCTGTTGCCAAAAAGGCATCAaaggcagaagctaaacggaAATATTCAGGCAGATCAAGAACAAAcgcagaagaaaaaacaactgTTGTGGCTCGAAATCGTCGCCGCACtatgaagaaaaatgaatcGGCTACAAAAAGTTTCAAAACTGAAAGAAAGTCATTGGAACTGGCAGCAACACCACGACAAAATAAAGCACCTTCTCCACACAACAAAAGTGACAGAGCTTCAAAGGCATCGCCTTCAGGCGGTTCACAGACACCAAAAGGTGCTAAGCACCAGTGCATGGAGTGCGGCCGTATTCTGTGCAGCAAGGTATCGCTGGAGAGTCACGCCAATCTGCATATCGGCCAGCGACCCTACCCCTGTACCGTGTGTAGTAAAACCTTTCCAGATGCCCGGAGTCTCAAGCGCCATGAGCGGGTGCACCACAACAATAGGAGATATGTCTGCCTCGAGTGTGGCAAAGGCTTCGTCTACCAGTTTGGCCTCACCAAACACACCAAAATGGTCCACACAAGATTCAAACCTTTCGTCTGCCAGATATGCAACAAAGCTTTCTTTACAAAGCAAGAAGTGGAGGCCCACATACGACGACACACAGGggagacaccattccactgcacTCAGTGTGATAAGAAGTTTACGAAAAAGGTTGAGCTGATTGTGCACATGAGGTGGCACAGTGGCGAGAAGAGACACTGGTGCCCATATTGTGGAAAGGGATTTGTGgattataataatttaaaaagacacaagtatatacacacaggagagaaaccacAAGTGTGCCCTTACTGCCAGAAAAGGTTCACACAGTCGAGCCATGTGAAGAAGCATATCAGAAATGTTCATAAAATGCCCACAAATGTCTAA